The Roseomonas haemaphysalidis genome segment GGAAGAACCGCCGCCCCGGGCGCTGCTGCTGCTGACCACCAGCGCCCCGGACCGCCTTCTGCCGACCATCCGCAGCCGTTGCCGTCGGATCGACCTGTTTCCCCTGTCCGACGCCGCCATGACCGGCGTGCTGGGCCACTGGCTCCCCGACATGGCGGAGGCGGATCGGCAGGGGCTGGCTCGCATCGCCGGTGGCGCCCCCGGCCGGGCCCTGGAACTCGCGGAAGGCGAGGGGCTGGCCATGCAGGCCGAGGTGGACGGCTTTCTCCGCACCCTGCCACGCCCCGACCCGCGAGGGCTGCACCAACTGGCCGACCGCCTGGCCGGCAAGCGCGACGGCAGTGCGTTGATTACCTTTATCGAGCTGCTGCGCGCCTCTTTGGCGCTGGCGGTGCGCGAGGCGGCGCGGGGCGGTGCCGTCGCGCCCTATCTGGCAGCGCGGCCGCTTGCCGAGTGGGCGTCGCTGTGGGACACCCTCGGCCGGCTGGCCGATGAGACCGAGACCTTGAACCTGGACCGCAAGCAGGCGGTCCTGAGTGGTTTGTCTCGCCTGGCCTCGCGCTGAGGACCTGATGAGCATGACGACCGAGCGGCGCTTCTACCTGACGACGCCCATCTATTACGTGAATGACAAGCCGCATATCGGCCACGCATACACCTCGCTGGCCGCTGATGTCCTGGCGCGCTGGAAGCGGATGTCGGGCGAGGCGGTGCACTTCCTGACCGGTACGGATGAGCACGGCCAGAAGGTCGAGAAAGCCGCCGAGGCGCGCGGGATGGATCCGCAGGCTTTCACTGATCAGGTCAGCCAGGCATTCCGCGACCTCGCGGAGCGGATGAACTTTTCCAACGACGATTTCATCCGCACCACGGAAGAGCGTCACAAGACAGCTTGCGCCGCCCTGTGGAAGCGGTTGGAGGAGCGCGGCCAGATTTATCTGGGGCATTACGAAGGCTGGTACGCGGTGCGCGACGAGGCCTTCTATGGACCCGACGAGATCACCGAGAAGGATGGCCAGAAGTTCGCCCCGACCGGCGCGCCGGTGGAGTGGGTGAGGGAGCCCTCCTACTTCTTCCGCCTGTCCGCATGGCAGGACTGGCTGCTGCAATACTACGAGGATCATCCCGACTTCATCGGCCCGCAGAGCCGGCGCAATGAGGTGATGAACTTCGTCAAATCTGGCCTGACCGACCTGTCCATTTCCCGCACGTCCTTCAAGTGGGGCGTGAAGGTGCCGGGCGACGAGGCCCATGTGATGTACGTCTGGCTCGACGCCCTGACGAACTACATCACGGCGCTTGGCTATCCCGATGAAGACACGGAGCTTTGGCGTTTCTGGCCGGCCAACGTGCACTTCGTGGGCAAGGATATCGTCCGGTTCCACGCCATCTATTGGCCGGCGTTCCTTCATGCCGCCGGTTTGCCGGTGCCGCATCGGGTGTTCGCGCATGGCTGGTGGACCAACGAAGGCCAGAAGATCTCCAAGTCGCTCGGCAACGTCATCGATCCGTTGCAGTTGATCGACGCCTACGGTCTTGATCCCGTACGCTTCTTTCTGATGCGCGAAGTTCCCTTCGGTAACGATGGAGATTTCAGCCGCAAGTCATTGATGCAGCGTTTGAACAGCGAGCTGGCCAATGATCTTGGCAATCTGGCGCAGCGGACACTTTCGCTGATCCAGCGCAATTGCGAGGCCATGTTACCGGCAGCCGCCGACATCTCCGGGGCGGATGCGGTGCTGATGACGCCGTTGGAAACCCTCGTCGCCACGGTGAATGACCAACTGGATCGCCAGGAATACCATCTGGCGCTGGAGGAGGTCTGGAAGAACATCCGGGCCGCCAATCTCTACATCACGCAGCAGCAGCCCTGGGCCCTGAAGAAAACCGATCTCCCCCGCATGAACGTTGTCCTGCGGCATCTCCACACGGCGCTCCGTGCCTACGCGACGGTGCTGCTTCCCTTCATGCCACAGACGATGAACAGCCTGCTGGACCAGCTCGCGGTGCCCGGCGATGCCCGGCTCCTGGCTTCTCTTGGAAGCCCAGTCGAGGCAGGCACGGTGCTGCCGGCTCCAACGCCTTTGTTCCAGAAAATTCAGGACGATGCTGCCTGATGTTGGTCGATAGCCACTGTCACCTGGATTATTTCTCGGATGCCGAGATCACCGACGTGCTGGACCGGGCCAAGGCGGCCGGGGTCGGGGAGATGGTTTCGATCGGCGTGCGGATGTCTCAGGCCGAAACTGTTGTATCGTTGACGGAACGATTTCCTCAGGTTTGGGGAACCGTGGGCGTGCATCCTCAAAACGTGGGCGAGGGGCCTCTGGCCGAGGTCGATGCCATCGTCGCCGCCACGCAACACGGGCGGATCATAGGCATCGGCGAAAGCGGGCTGGACTACTTCTACGACAAGGCTCCGCCCGCCATGCAGCAGGAAAGCTTCCGCCGGCATGTTCGCGCGGCACAGCTGACGTCCTTGCCCCTGGTGATCCATGCCCGGGATGCGGATGACGACATCGCCAACATCCTCCGACAGGAAACGGCTGACGGTGGAGCATTTCCGTTTCTGCTGCATTGCTTCAGTTCTGGCCGGCAACTGGCTGAAACTACGGTTGAGCTCGGGGGCTACCTATCGTTCTCCGGTATTCTGACCTTTCCGAAATCGACGGAGCTGCGTGACATCGCCCGGGACATGCCGGAGGACCGGCTGCTCGTGGAAACGGATGCGCCCTATCTGGCGCCGGTGCCATTCCGCGGCAAGCGCAACGAACCGTCCTACGTTGCTCACACGGCCCGAACGCTGGCCGAGGTGCGTGGCATGACGCCGGAAGCCCTGGCTAAATTGACGACAGAGAATTTCAGGCGCTTGTTCAAGAAGGCAGCTTAAGGCTTTGTCCTTGAATGTTAAAATTCTGGGCTGTGGTGGTTCGGCTGGGGTCCCGATGCTTGGGGGGCTGGATGGCAGTGGTGACTGGGGCATCTGCGATCCGGCGGATGCTCGCAACCGCAGGACCCGATCGTCCATCCTGATCGAAGGCGAGGATGGTCAGCGACTGCTGGTGGATGCCGGCCCTGATCTGAGAGCACAGCTCCTGGCAGCACAGATTCGTCAGGTCGATGCCTTGCTGATCACCCATGGTCATGCCGACCACATCATGGGACTGGATGAGATCCGGCCGCTGAACCGTGTGCTGGGCAAGGCGATCCCGACCTTCGCGACGGAGCAGACCCTGGGTGAGCTCCGGACGCGCTTCGACTACATCTTTCGCGACCCGACGCCGCCGGCATTCTATCGGCCTGCCGCCACACCGATGCCTGTAGAGCCAGGACAGCAGCGGGACATCGCCGGGCTGGACGTGCGGCTGTTCCGGCAGGACCACAAGGTGATGGACACGCTGGGACTGCGGATCGGCAGGTTTGCTTATTCCACGGACGTGGTGGCCATGCCGGACGAAAGCTTGGCCTTGCTGACAGGGCTGCACACCTGGGTCGTCGGTTGCTTTCAGCGCCGCCCACATCCGGTTCACGCGAACATCGACCAGGTCCTGCAATGGGTGGGGCAGCTCAAGCCGCAGCGCACGATTCTGACTCACATGGGCAATGACATGGACTGGGACTGGCTGCAGCGAAACTTGCCGCCGGGCATCGAGGCCGCGCATGACGGCCAGACGATTACTGTCCCAGACTAAGCATATTTTACATAATAAATATTATACGGCACAAGGCGAGACCATGTCTGACCTGTCTTCCGCTGCCCTTCTCCGGTTGCTGGGCATCATGGCGCGGCTCCGGGCCCCGGATGGCTGTGGCTGGGACCAGATACAAACTTTCGCGTCCATCGCACCCTATACGATCGAGGAAGGCTACGAGGTCGCGGATGCCATTCGCTCCGACAACCTGCCGGCTCTTCAGGATGAACTGGGCGACCTGTTGTTCCAGGTCGTGTACCACGCGCAGATGGCGCAGGAGGCCGGCGCCTTCGACTTCGCTGCCGTGGCGAATACGATTGCGGAGAAAATGATCCGGCGGCATCCGCACGTGTTCGGCGATGCCGCCGCGCGCGACGCGGCGGCACAGACCGCGGCGTGGGAGGTTCAGAAGCAGGCGGAGCGCAAGGCTCGTCAGGAAACCGGCACCCTCGCCGGCATCCCGACCGCCCTGCCCGCCCTGACGCGCGCCGAGAAGCTGGCGAAGCGCGCCGCCCGCGTCGGCTTCGACTGGCCACACGTCGACGCGGTTTTCGACAAGCTGGCCGAGGAAACCGCCGAGCTGAAGGCCGAGCTGGCCGCAGCCGACAAAGCCCGCCTTCAGGACGAATTCGGCGACATGCTGTTCGTGATGGTCAACCTGGCCCGCAAGCTTGACATCGACCCCGAGGAAAGCCTGCGCGGCGCCAACGCGAAGTTCGAGCGCCGTTTCAACGCTGTCGAGACGACGTTGGCAAAGCAAGGCCTGTCACCTGCTGACGCCGGCCTCGAAGCCATGGAGGCGGCCTGGCAGCACGTGAAGCGCCAGGAAAGCTAGGGCGCCGTTTGCTTTCAGGGGTCCAGCAACGCCGCCTTGATGGCGGTCCAGCTGTCTCTGTCGGGTGCGGCGATCAGCCCCCCGGCGGTGTGCCCGGGTTGATAGGCGCTGCCATCGAAGCGTGCGCTGTACCCACCCGCTTCCTGATGCAGCAGCCAGCCGGGCAGATGGTCCCAGGGCATCAGCTTATTGTAGATCACGAAATGCGCGCCGCCCGAGGCAACCAGCCGGTATTCATGCGCCGCGCACCGGAACTGCACGCCGGATGCCAGACGCGGCAACCGCGATGTCACCTGGCTCCGCAACGGCTCCTTCATCCAGGTCCAGGACACGGCGCCGGTCATCTGCTCCACCGGAACGGCGCCGGCGACGCGAAGGTCGGTGCGGCCGAATTCGGGATGCTCGATCCAGGCACCCTCGCCCCGGATCGCGATGGCGGTATCGCCACCCAGCGGGTCATGGATCCAGGCCGCCACGACCTCGCCACGCACCACCGCCGCAGCCATGCAGCCAAACAACGGCACGCCGGCCGCGAAGTTTGCCGTGCCGTCCACCGGGTCCACCACGAAGGCCAGCTCGGCGCCGGCGAGGCGGTCGAGCAGCGCGGGGTCCGCGGCGGTGGCTTCCTCGCCAACGACCACGCAGCCGGGAAACCGGGCTTGCAGGTCGCGGGTGATCTGCCGCTCCGCCGCTTCATCCGCATCGGTCACCAGGTCGGTCGGACCCGACTTGGTGCGGATGGCACCGGCGGCAAGGCGGCGGAAGCGTGGCAGGATCTCCGCCTGCGTGGCGTCGCGCAGAAGGGTCGCGACATCGGTCGCCATCCGGTGGTCGAAGCGCATGGGGGGGAACCTTTCAGCCTTGCTCGAAACGCGCCTGGTCGGCCGGGGCCAGCCGGACGGTCATGCGGATGATGTCGTCGCCATCCTCGCGGGACAGCACCTCGCCGTGCTGATACAGCCAGGCGATCCGTGCCCCGTCGGCCGGCGGCAGCGCGTATTCGACCGTTACCATCCTGGATGCCAGCCGCGCATCCAGCGCGGACCGCAGGGTATCGAGCCCCTCGCCCGTCAGGGCGGAGACGGCGATCGCCGAGCCGTCGGTCCCCGGCACGTCCGCGGCGCCGCCCAGTAGGTCGGCCTTGTTGAGCACCTCGATGGTGCGGCCTGCCCAATCGGGGTCGAGTGTCGGGTCGTCGCCGGAGGCCAGTTCCTCCAGAACCCCGAGCACGTCGGCCCGCTGGGACGACGTGTCCGGGTGCGCCACGTCCCGCACATGCAGGATGATGTCGGCCGCGGCCACCTCCTCCAGCGTCGCGCGGAAGGCCTCGATCAACTGGGTCGGGAGGTCGCTGATGAAGCCTACGGTATCGGACAGGATCACCGTCCGGCCGTTCGGCAGCTTGATCGCCCGCATGGTGGGGTCGAGCGTCGCGAAGAGCTGGTCCTGGGCATAGACCCCGGCGCCGGTCAGCGCGTTGAACAGCGTCGATTTACCGGCATTGGTATAGCCCACCAGCGCCACCACGGGGAACGGCACGCGGGTGCGCGCCGCCCGGTGCAGGCCGCGCGTGCGCCGCACCTGCTCCAGCTCCTTCTTGAGCTTGACGATCCGCTCGTCGATCAGCCGGCGGTCGATCTCGATCTGGCTTTCGCCAGGGCCGCCCAGAAAGCCGAAGCCGCCGCGCTGCCGCTCCAGGTGGGTCCAGGACCGCACCAGGCGGGTGCGCTGGTAGGACAGGTGCGCCAGTTCAACTTGCAGCGAACCTTCGCGCGTACGGGCACGCTCGCCGAAGATCTCCAGGATCAGGCCGGTGCGGTCGATGACCTTGCAGCCCCAGGCGCGTTCCAGGTTGCGCTGCTGCACGGGGCTGAGCGCCGCGTCCACCACGACCACGCCGATCTGGTGTTCCTCGATGGCCTGGTGCGCCATCTCCACCTGGCCTTCGCCAAGCAGTGTCGACGGGCGGCGCGTGCGCAGCGGAAAGGCCGCGCTGTGCACGATGGTCAGGCCGATGGAGGCGGCCAGCCCCACGGCCTCGGCCAGCCGCGCTTCGGCGGCGCGGCTGACGCTGCGTTGATCGGGAAAGGCCAGGACGCTGGCGTCGGCCCCGGCCAGCCGGACGGGGCGCTCATGCGGCAAGAGCACGGCGGCAAGCAGGGGCTTGCCGCGCGTGACGTTGTCAGTCGGAGGAGCCGACAGGGTTGACCTCACGTTGCAGTGTCATGGTGCCCTCGCGCGTCACCGTGGCGGTGCCGGTCTGGGCGGGGGTGGCGGCTGCGCCGCCGGCGGCGGCGGCATCGAACAGCATGATCGGCGCGCCCGGCATCACGGTGCTGATGGCGTGCTTGTAGACCAGCTGCGTATGCCCGTCCCGGCGCAGCAGGACGGAAAAGTTGTCGAACCAGGTGATGATACCCTGGAGCTTAACGCCATTGACCAGGAAGATGGTCACGGGCGTCTTGCTTTTGCGAACATGGTTCAGGAACACGTCCTGCACGTTCTGGGACTTCTCGGCGGCCATGAGGCTCGGTCCTTCTTCTTCTTGACGGGCCGCGTTCGTTGTCCTGAAGCCTCGGTCAGCCCGGGCCAGGATGCGCGGCATCGCCCCGGTTGCGATATGCATCCCGGTTCGCGCGCAAGATCATGCGAAGTGGGGCTGCTTGGCAAGCCCGAGCAGCCGCTCCGCGAGAGCATGGCCGTCCGCGAATGCCGCATCCGGCGCCACTGCCTGCACGCCGCCGTCATGGGCTGCATCGCCCAGCAGCACAGCGCTGCACCCGGCCGCCCGCGCGGCGCGCATGTCCACGCCCGTGTCGCCGATGAACCAGACCTCCGGGCCGGGCTGCACGCCCATGCGCGACAGGGCCAGCAGCACGGGCGCGGCCGCCGGCTTGTCCGCCTCGGCATCGCCGGCGCCGATCACGGCGGCGAAATGCCGCTCCCAGCCCAGGTGGGCGGCCTCCGCCCGCAGGATCGGCCCCTGCTTGTTGGAGACCACGCCCTGCGGCCAGCGGTCGGCGGCGGCCAATGCGGCCTCGACCCCCGGCAAGGGCGTGATCAGCTCCAGGTGCCGGGCGCGCACCTCGGCGTAGAAGATGTCCCTCGCCTTCTCCCATTTAGCGCCGAACAGCGGCGGGAAGGCTTCGCGCAGCGCCAGCCGGGCCCTGGCGCGCACCTCCTCCACGCTCCATTCGGGCATGTCGAAGGCACGCAGGGCTGCGTTCATGCCGGCCTGGACGCCGGCCCAGGCATCGACCAGCGTGTTGTCCCAGTCCCATAGGATGGCGCGGGGCGGCGGCAGCGTCATCACGCCGCGTTCCGGGCGCCGCCCTTCACGTGGCGGGCGAAGATCTCGAACAACCGGGTCGTCACCGGGCCAGGCTTGCCGTCGCCCACATCCGCGTCGTCGATCTTCAGGATCGGCTTCACGAAGGAGGTCGCGGAGGTGATGAAGGCTTCCCGCGCCTGCTTCAGCTCCTCCAGGGTGAAGGCCCGCTCGTCAAAGGCGATGCCCTGCTCCGCCAGCTCTGCCATCAGCGCGCCGCGGGTGCAGCCGGGCAGGATGGCCTGCGACAGGGCGCGGGTGCGGATGGCGCCCTCGGCATCGACGATCCAGAAGGTGGTCGCCGCGCCCTCGGTCACGGTGCCGGTGGCTTCCTCGTACAGGATGGCCTCGATGGCCCCCTGCTCGCGCGCTGCCTGGCGGGCCAGGACGTTGGGCAGGAGGTTGATGCTCTTGATGTCCCGGTGCGCCCAGCGCAGGTCCGGCAGCGTGATGGCGTTGCCGCCCCAGTTGGCGATGCTGGCCGGGTAGGGCTTGATGCGCTTGACGGTGATGACCAGGGCGGGCGGTACCGGTTCGGCCGGGAACGGGTGGTCACGGTGCGCGACGCCGCGCGTGACCTGCATGTAGAGCAGGCCCTCGGTCACGCGGTTGCGGCGCGCAACCTCCTTGAGCACGAAGGACAGGGCCGCGCGGGTCAGCGGCATCGGCAACTGGATGGCCTTGAGCGAGCGTTCCAGCCGGTTGAGGTGGAGGTCCTCGTCCACGAAGCGGTTGTCGTAGAGGTGCACCACCTCGTAGATGCCGTCGCCGAACTGGTAGCCCCGGTCCTCGATGTTCACGCTGGCCTCGTTCTGCGGAACGTAGCGGCCATTCACATAGGCGATGCGGGACATAGGCGGGGCGATCCTCGGCGTTCGGGAGCCCCCACATTCGCGCCAAGGCGGCGGCAAGGCAATGCCGCCGCCCTGTGGAATCTAGACCGTGGCGCTGCGATCCTCGGCTTGCACGCCCAGGAACTTCAGCTTGCGGTGCAGCGCGCTGCGTTCCATGCCGACGAAGTTGGCGGTGCGGCTGATGTTGCCGCCGAAGCGCAGCAGCTGGGCTTCCAGGTACTGCTTCTCGAACAGTTCGCGCGCGTCGCGCAGCGGCAGCGTCATGATCTCGCTGGACCGGTCCAGCTTCAGCGCGGCCGGTGCCGCCGAGCCGACCTCGGGCGGCAGCATCTCCGGGCGGATCGCCTCCCCCGGTCCGCCCGGCGCCATGATCAGCAGCCAGTCCACCAAATTGCGCAGCTGACGCACGTTGCCGGGCCAGTCATAGGCCTGCATGGCGGCCAGAACGTCCTCGGACAACTCGCGCGCCGGCACGCCGGAGGTTTCGGCGGAACGGCCCATGAAGTGCCGTGCCAGCACGGGCACGTCCTCCCGCCGCTCGCGCAGCGCCGGCACGCGGAGCGGCACCACCGCCAGGCGGTAGAACAAATCCTCGCGGAAGCGCCCGGCGGCGATCTCCGCTGTCAGGTCGCGGTTGGTGGTGGCGATCACCCGCACGTCCACCTTGACCCGGGTGGCGCCGCCCACCCGCTCGAACCCCTGCTCCTGCAGGGCGCGGACGATCTTGCCCTGGGTTTCCAGCGGCATGTCCGCCACCTCGTCCAGCAGCAGCGTGCCGCCATGGGCGCGTTCCAGCACGCCGGCGCGGCGGCCGCCATTGCCGGCATCGGCCCCGGCCTCGACGCCGAACAGCTCCTCCTCGAAGCGAGCGGGGTTGAGGGTGGCGCAGTTCAGCGCCACGAAGGGCTCGCCGGCGCGGCGGGACCGGGCATGGATCATCCGCGCCGCGACCTCCTTGCCGGCACCGGCTGGGCCGGAGATCAGCACGCGGGAGCCGGTGGGCGCCACGCGCTCGATGGCGTTGCGCAGCTGGCCGACGCCGGAGGACGCACCCAGCAGCTCGGTTTCCGCCCCGGCACGCAGCCGAAGCTCGCTGACCTCCCGCTTCAGCCGGGCCGCTTCCAGCGCCCGCTCCACGATCAGGATCAGCCGGTCCGACTTGAAGGGCTTCTCGATGAAGTCGTAGGCGCCCTGCTGGATGGCCTGCACCGCGGTCTCGATGGTGCCGTGGCCCGAGATCATGACGATCGGGACCTGCGGCTCCTCCCGCTGCATCGCTTCGAGGATGCCGAGGCCGTCCAGCCGCGAGTTTTGCAACCAGATGTCCAGGATCACCAGGCTCGGGCGGCGGGCCCGGAAAGCGGCCAGCGCGGTGTCCGAGTTCTGTGCGCCCCGGGTCTCGTAGCCTTCATCCGACAGGATG includes the following:
- a CDS encoding DNA polymerase III subunit delta' codes for the protein MSLPPEPRANPDLFGHQDAARMLAEAAGAGRLHHAWLLTGPRGVGKATLAYRFARWLLAGSPPGEEPLFVPPGDPAFRRVAAGAHADLRALVPNAGDKGVKMMIRVDEVRTVPRFLSLTAAEGGWRIILVEQVEAMNPEAQNALLKTLEEPPPRALLLLTTSAPDRLLPTIRSRCRRIDLFPLSDAAMTGVLGHWLPDMAEADRQGLARIAGGAPGRALELAEGEGLAMQAEVDGFLRTLPRPDPRGLHQLADRLAGKRDGSALITFIELLRASLALAVREAARGGAVAPYLAARPLAEWASLWDTLGRLADETETLNLDRKQAVLSGLSRLASR
- the metG gene encoding methionine--tRNA ligase → MTTERRFYLTTPIYYVNDKPHIGHAYTSLAADVLARWKRMSGEAVHFLTGTDEHGQKVEKAAEARGMDPQAFTDQVSQAFRDLAERMNFSNDDFIRTTEERHKTACAALWKRLEERGQIYLGHYEGWYAVRDEAFYGPDEITEKDGQKFAPTGAPVEWVREPSYFFRLSAWQDWLLQYYEDHPDFIGPQSRRNEVMNFVKSGLTDLSISRTSFKWGVKVPGDEAHVMYVWLDALTNYITALGYPDEDTELWRFWPANVHFVGKDIVRFHAIYWPAFLHAAGLPVPHRVFAHGWWTNEGQKISKSLGNVIDPLQLIDAYGLDPVRFFLMREVPFGNDGDFSRKSLMQRLNSELANDLGNLAQRTLSLIQRNCEAMLPAAADISGADAVLMTPLETLVATVNDQLDRQEYHLALEEVWKNIRAANLYITQQQPWALKKTDLPRMNVVLRHLHTALRAYATVLLPFMPQTMNSLLDQLAVPGDARLLASLGSPVEAGTVLPAPTPLFQKIQDDAA
- a CDS encoding TatD family hydrolase translates to MLVDSHCHLDYFSDAEITDVLDRAKAAGVGEMVSIGVRMSQAETVVSLTERFPQVWGTVGVHPQNVGEGPLAEVDAIVAATQHGRIIGIGESGLDYFYDKAPPAMQQESFRRHVRAAQLTSLPLVIHARDADDDIANILRQETADGGAFPFLLHCFSSGRQLAETTVELGGYLSFSGILTFPKSTELRDIARDMPEDRLLVETDAPYLAPVPFRGKRNEPSYVAHTARTLAEVRGMTPEALAKLTTENFRRLFKKAA
- a CDS encoding MBL fold metallo-hydrolase, giving the protein MLGGLDGSGDWGICDPADARNRRTRSSILIEGEDGQRLLVDAGPDLRAQLLAAQIRQVDALLITHGHADHIMGLDEIRPLNRVLGKAIPTFATEQTLGELRTRFDYIFRDPTPPAFYRPAATPMPVEPGQQRDIAGLDVRLFRQDHKVMDTLGLRIGRFAYSTDVVAMPDESLALLTGLHTWVVGCFQRRPHPVHANIDQVLQWVGQLKPQRTILTHMGNDMDWDWLQRNLPPGIEAAHDGQTITVPD
- the mazG gene encoding nucleoside triphosphate pyrophosphohydrolase; this encodes MSDLSSAALLRLLGIMARLRAPDGCGWDQIQTFASIAPYTIEEGYEVADAIRSDNLPALQDELGDLLFQVVYHAQMAQEAGAFDFAAVANTIAEKMIRRHPHVFGDAAARDAAAQTAAWEVQKQAERKARQETGTLAGIPTALPALTRAEKLAKRAARVGFDWPHVDAVFDKLAEETAELKAELAAADKARLQDEFGDMLFVMVNLARKLDIDPEESLRGANAKFERRFNAVETTLAKQGLSPADAGLEAMEAAWQHVKRQES
- a CDS encoding inositol monophosphatase family protein, whose product is MRFDHRMATDVATLLRDATQAEILPRFRRLAAGAIRTKSGPTDLVTDADEAAERQITRDLQARFPGCVVVGEEATAADPALLDRLAGAELAFVVDPVDGTANFAAGVPLFGCMAAAVVRGEVVAAWIHDPLGGDTAIAIRGEGAWIEHPEFGRTDLRVAGAVPVEQMTGAVSWTWMKEPLRSQVTSRLPRLASGVQFRCAAHEYRLVASGGAHFVIYNKLMPWDHLPGWLLHQEAGGYSARFDGSAYQPGHTAGGLIAAPDRDSWTAIKAALLDP
- the hflX gene encoding GTPase HflX, whose product is MRSTLSAPPTDNVTRGKPLLAAVLLPHERPVRLAGADASVLAFPDQRSVSRAAEARLAEAVGLAASIGLTIVHSAAFPLRTRRPSTLLGEGQVEMAHQAIEEHQIGVVVVDAALSPVQQRNLERAWGCKVIDRTGLILEIFGERARTREGSLQVELAHLSYQRTRLVRSWTHLERQRGGFGFLGGPGESQIEIDRRLIDERIVKLKKELEQVRRTRGLHRAARTRVPFPVVALVGYTNAGKSTLFNALTGAGVYAQDQLFATLDPTMRAIKLPNGRTVILSDTVGFISDLPTQLIEAFRATLEEVAAADIILHVRDVAHPDTSSQRADVLGVLEELASGDDPTLDPDWAGRTIEVLNKADLLGGAADVPGTDGSAIAVSALTGEGLDTLRSALDARLASRMVTVEYALPPADGARIAWLYQHGEVLSREDGDDIIRMTVRLAPADQARFEQG
- the hfq gene encoding RNA chaperone Hfq — protein: MAAEKSQNVQDVFLNHVRKSKTPVTIFLVNGVKLQGIITWFDNFSVLLRRDGHTQLVYKHAISTVMPGAPIMLFDAAAAGGAAATPAQTGTATVTREGTMTLQREVNPVGSSD
- a CDS encoding HAD family hydrolase codes for the protein MTLPPPRAILWDWDNTLVDAWAGVQAGMNAALRAFDMPEWSVEEVRARARLALREAFPPLFGAKWEKARDIFYAEVRARHLELITPLPGVEAALAAADRWPQGVVSNKQGPILRAEAAHLGWERHFAAVIGAGDAEADKPAAAPVLLALSRMGVQPGPEVWFIGDTGVDMRAARAAGCSAVLLGDAAHDGGVQAVAPDAAFADGHALAERLLGLAKQPHFA
- a CDS encoding D-amino-acid transaminase, with protein sequence MSRIAYVNGRYVPQNEASVNIEDRGYQFGDGIYEVVHLYDNRFVDEDLHLNRLERSLKAIQLPMPLTRAALSFVLKEVARRNRVTEGLLYMQVTRGVAHRDHPFPAEPVPPALVITVKRIKPYPASIANWGGNAITLPDLRWAHRDIKSINLLPNVLARQAAREQGAIEAILYEEATGTVTEGAATTFWIVDAEGAIRTRALSQAILPGCTRGALMAELAEQGIAFDERAFTLEELKQAREAFITSATSFVKPILKIDDADVGDGKPGPVTTRLFEIFARHVKGGARNAA
- a CDS encoding sigma-54-dependent transcriptional regulator; the protein is MAHEVLIVDDEPDIRALIEGILSDEGYETRGAQNSDTALAAFRARRPSLVILDIWLQNSRLDGLGILEAMQREEPQVPIVMISGHGTIETAVQAIQQGAYDFIEKPFKSDRLILIVERALEAARLKREVSELRLRAGAETELLGASSGVGQLRNAIERVAPTGSRVLISGPAGAGKEVAARMIHARSRRAGEPFVALNCATLNPARFEEELFGVEAGADAGNGGRRAGVLERAHGGTLLLDEVADMPLETQGKIVRALQEQGFERVGGATRVKVDVRVIATTNRDLTAEIAAGRFREDLFYRLAVVPLRVPALRERREDVPVLARHFMGRSAETSGVPARELSEDVLAAMQAYDWPGNVRQLRNLVDWLLIMAPGGPGEAIRPEMLPPEVGSAAPAALKLDRSSEIMTLPLRDARELFEKQYLEAQLLRFGGNISRTANFVGMERSALHRKLKFLGVQAEDRSATV